From Stenotrophomonas maltophilia, a single genomic window includes:
- a CDS encoding MerR family transcriptional regulator encodes MKISEAADASGCHLETIRYYERIGLLPRPGRTGNGYRVYGPADIERLRFIARGRDLGFSLEEVRSLLQLAGDEELSCGDVDRLARSHLADVRARMADLQRMASELERVIASCHGGQRAECTILSTLRQTTSVEATRQ; translated from the coding sequence ATGAAAATCAGTGAGGCTGCCGACGCCAGCGGATGCCACTTGGAGACGATTCGCTATTACGAGCGGATCGGGTTGCTGCCGCGCCCGGGGCGCACGGGCAACGGCTACCGGGTCTATGGCCCGGCCGACATCGAGCGGCTGCGCTTCATTGCGCGTGGCCGGGACCTGGGCTTCAGCCTGGAGGAGGTCCGCAGCCTGCTGCAGCTGGCCGGCGATGAGGAGCTTTCGTGCGGGGACGTGGACCGGTTGGCCCGCAGCCATCTGGCCGACGTGCGCGCCCGCATGGCCGACCTGCAGCGCATGGCCAGCGAGCTGGAACGGGTGATTGCCAGTTGCCATGGCGGGCAGCGGGCGGAATGCACCATCCTGTCGACGCTGCGCCAGACGACCTCGGTGGAGGCCACGCGCCAGTGA
- a CDS encoding cation transporter, producing MSDCGCHHEAKNKEERRILWIALVLNAAMAVIGGTAGWIAHSTGLLADALDMLSDATAYAIGLVAIGRTARFKANAAWVSGSVLLVLGVGVLVEVGRRVMYGAEPVSGWMIGTALVSLAVNLKVLRMLAPLKSGEVHLRATWLFTRADVVANVGVILAGLLVWWLASPYPDFVIGALIGLYVIKEAFEILGDARRARADARKTPA from the coding sequence ATGAGTGATTGCGGGTGCCACCACGAAGCCAAGAACAAGGAGGAGCGACGCATCCTCTGGATCGCCTTGGTCCTGAATGCAGCGATGGCCGTGATCGGCGGCACTGCCGGCTGGATTGCCCATTCCACCGGGCTGCTGGCTGACGCGCTGGACATGCTGTCTGACGCCACCGCCTATGCCATTGGCCTGGTCGCTATCGGGCGCACGGCGCGCTTCAAGGCCAACGCCGCGTGGGTCAGTGGCAGCGTGCTGCTGGTGCTGGGCGTAGGCGTGCTGGTCGAAGTCGGCCGCCGGGTGATGTACGGCGCCGAGCCGGTCAGCGGTTGGATGATCGGTACCGCTCTGGTCTCGCTGGCCGTGAACCTGAAGGTGCTCCGTATGCTCGCCCCCTTGAAGTCTGGCGAAGTGCATCTGCGAGCGACCTGGCTGTTTACCCGCGCCGATGTGGTGGCCAACGTTGGGGTGATTCTGGCCGGCCTGTTGGTGTGGTGGCTGGCCAGCCCCTACCCGGATTTCGTGATCGGCGCCCTGATCGGCCTGTATGTGATCAAGGAGGCTTTCGAGATCTTGGGTGATGCTCGCCGGGCGCGTGCCGACGCGCGCAAAACGCCTGCATGA
- a CDS encoding TolC family protein, which yields MHVRLAALAAWLLLSAAATPATAEELMTLDDAFARVAQTHPELRLVDARATVLAAERDQAVQRPPWTLGAEVENALGTGAARGLDSAELTLSLSSVLERGGKLDARRTLAQSRIDALAVQRETGRLDLLAETAQRYLAVVGADRQRSLANMDVGQRQRTVAAARQRLQAGASPESVMLTAQAALARAELTRDRAEQQRIAARQHLAALWGERAPSFEVAAADPMTLPAIASMQSLAEELERTPELAQFADARRIAQARLQLARSAASPDLSWQLGVRRLQETDDTALVASLSMPLGSRSRAQPEIRAGEAELEVLTIEREAKGLSLYSTLVEAHGRYTVAQAEVARLQGEVLPKLARAEQAAERAYRAGAISYLEWAQLQSERTAMAQQQLDVALDAQRALIEIQRLTGQALVAPPAAASTGETP from the coding sequence ATGCATGTGCGATTGGCGGCCCTGGCCGCGTGGCTACTGTTGAGCGCGGCGGCAACGCCGGCGACAGCAGAAGAGCTGATGACCTTGGACGACGCGTTTGCACGCGTGGCCCAAACCCACCCCGAGCTGCGCCTGGTCGATGCGCGAGCCACGGTGCTCGCTGCCGAGCGCGACCAGGCCGTGCAGCGGCCACCGTGGACGTTGGGGGCGGAGGTTGAAAATGCGCTGGGCACGGGCGCGGCCCGTGGCCTGGACAGCGCGGAGTTGACCTTGAGCCTGAGCTCGGTCCTGGAGCGCGGCGGCAAGCTCGACGCCCGCCGCACCTTGGCCCAAAGCCGGATTGATGCACTGGCCGTGCAGCGCGAGACCGGGCGGCTGGACCTGCTCGCCGAGACGGCGCAGCGCTATTTGGCCGTTGTCGGTGCCGACCGGCAACGCAGCCTGGCGAACATGGATGTCGGCCAGCGCCAGCGGACCGTCGCCGCTGCCCGGCAGCGCCTGCAGGCTGGCGCGTCTCCCGAATCGGTGATGCTCACCGCACAAGCAGCACTGGCGAGAGCAGAATTGACCCGTGATCGGGCCGAGCAGCAGCGCATTGCCGCCCGGCAGCACCTTGCTGCCCTCTGGGGCGAACGTGCTCCGAGCTTCGAGGTGGCCGCGGCGGATCCCATGACCCTGCCGGCGATCGCGTCCATGCAGTCGCTGGCCGAGGAATTGGAGCGCACTCCCGAGTTGGCGCAGTTTGCCGATGCCCGCCGGATCGCGCAGGCACGACTGCAGCTGGCGCGTTCGGCGGCCTCGCCGGACTTGTCGTGGCAGCTGGGCGTGCGCCGCCTGCAGGAGACTGACGACACCGCGCTGGTGGCCAGCCTGTCCATGCCACTGGGCAGCCGCAGCCGCGCGCAGCCGGAGATCCGCGCCGGCGAAGCCGAGCTGGAGGTTCTGACGATCGAGCGCGAGGCCAAGGGCCTGTCGCTGTATTCCACGCTGGTCGAAGCCCATGGTCGCTACACCGTGGCGCAGGCCGAGGTGGCACGGCTGCAAGGCGAGGTGCTGCCGAAGTTGGCCCGGGCTGAGCAGGCCGCCGAGCGCGCCTATCGCGCCGGCGCGATCAGCTACCTGGAATGGGCACAGCTGCAGTCCGAACGCACGGCCATGGCCCAGCAGCAGCTGGACGTGGCGCTCGATGCGCAGCGCGCCCTGATCGAAATTCAACGCCTGACCGGCCAGGCGCTTGTCGCGCCGCCGGCGGCTGCTTCCACCGGAGAGACCCCATGA
- a CDS encoding site-specific integrase: protein MTELDRYLDAATRQNTVRSYASALRHFEVEWQGHLPATPESVARYLAAYAQTLATSTLRQRLAAIASWHRDHGFVDPTRSPLVRKVLKGIQTLHPGQVKQAAPLQIRRLVELDDWLAAAIAAAHARGDGPAALRHQRDRALVLLGFWRGFRGDELLRLDVAHLTLVPGQGMTCFLPRSKGDRQAAGVTYKVPALSRLCPVEATQAWLQAADLQEGPVFRAVNQWGQVSAEGLHPNSLVRLLRELLTSAGFADAGLHSSHSLRRGFASWANDQGWDMKALMEYVGWRDVQSAMRYLDGRDPFARDRIEASLPSPTVPVPAMALPAPEGKSALQLRLRMVLTPFARTGRGAAKARGRIEEICLAPFQAVRLNTASSEYQLTAPTDPERDLDEILATLLDDMHRMADTHQCFLEASLSTDDGRHWD from the coding sequence GTGACCGAACTGGACCGCTACCTCGATGCGGCCACGCGCCAGAACACGGTGCGCAGCTATGCGTCGGCGCTGCGGCACTTCGAGGTTGAATGGCAAGGCCACCTCCCAGCGACACCTGAAAGCGTGGCCCGGTACCTGGCCGCTTATGCGCAGACCTTGGCGACCAGCACCCTCCGCCAACGTCTGGCGGCCATCGCCTCTTGGCACCGCGACCACGGCTTTGTCGACCCGACCCGATCGCCGCTGGTGCGCAAGGTGCTCAAAGGCATCCAGACCCTGCACCCGGGCCAGGTCAAGCAAGCCGCGCCGCTCCAGATTCGGCGGCTGGTCGAGCTCGATGACTGGCTGGCCGCGGCGATCGCTGCGGCACATGCCCGGGGCGATGGGCCGGCGGCGCTGCGCCATCAACGAGACCGAGCGCTGGTGCTGCTCGGGTTCTGGCGGGGATTCCGTGGCGATGAACTGCTGCGTCTGGACGTGGCCCATCTCACGCTGGTGCCGGGACAGGGGATGACCTGCTTCTTGCCACGCAGCAAGGGTGATCGCCAGGCAGCCGGCGTCACCTACAAGGTGCCGGCGCTGTCGCGGTTATGTCCGGTGGAGGCGACCCAGGCGTGGCTGCAGGCGGCCGACCTGCAAGAAGGGCCGGTGTTTCGGGCAGTCAACCAATGGGGCCAGGTGAGCGCCGAAGGCCTGCATCCCAACAGCTTGGTGCGCCTGCTGCGCGAGTTGCTGACCAGTGCCGGCTTTGCCGATGCGGGGCTCCACAGCAGCCATTCGTTGCGCCGCGGCTTTGCCAGCTGGGCCAACGACCAAGGCTGGGACATGAAGGCCTTGATGGAGTACGTGGGCTGGCGCGATGTGCAGTCGGCCATGCGTTACCTGGACGGGCGTGACCCGTTTGCCCGGGACCGCATTGAAGCAAGCCTGCCCAGTCCAACCGTGCCGGTACCGGCGATGGCACTGCCGGCGCCGGAGGGCAAATCGGCCCTGCAGCTGCGCCTGCGCATGGTGCTGACCCCGTTTGCCCGCACGGGCCGCGGCGCGGCCAAGGCCCGAGGCCGAATTGAAGAGATCTGCTTGGCCCCGTTCCAGGCTGTGCGCCTGAACACCGCCAGCAGCGAGTACCAGTTGACTGCTCCCACCGATCCCGAAAGGGATCTGGATGAAATCCTGGCCACGTTGCTCGATGACATGCACCGCATGGCCGATACGCACCAGTGCTTCCTGGAAGCGTCGCTCAGTACAGACGACGGCCGGCACTGGGACTGA
- a CDS encoding FTR1 family protein: MPLPIALIRYCLIALLIGWVLPASAQAEPAAADLRQTWQMLDYIAVDYPGAVQAGRVIAPNEYAEMSEFAGAVRSQLAALPGGQNQQELTAQADRLVQAVAEKADPAQVATLARGLGTTLLARYPIGAVPASAPKTSQAASIYSQQCAACHGPTGHGDGPAAQALSPPPIAFTDATRAAQRTPLSLYEVISQGVPGTGMVSFSGLSESDRWALAFYVGSLGYSSQAKAQGEALWRTSAEAHTHIPSLEALTRTREADLATTMPADQANAIIAYLRSQPQAVNEAVPGADRFAVARQRLAASQRAYADEDLAQAKKLALSSYLDGVEPLEPTLATRNPSLLREIETAMAGYRAQLDQHAPAADVAGQAAHIAQLFDRADVALQDTRIGASTAFLGSFTILVREGLEALLIVIGIVAFLRKAERSDVLPYVHAGWICALLAGAATWAVATYFVDISGANREVTEGVSALFAAAVLLSVGIWMHQKSLAGRWQEYLHAKLTTALTRRSAVFLFMLAFVAVYREVFETILFYIAMWSDQASTAILAGLVAGIAVLAAVAYWMLRMSRRLPIGRFFSISSILIAVMAVILIGKGVAALQEAGWISQTPLALPRIEWIGLYPTWQSLLAQVLVGTAAIVGFLANARSGVRRQPGANKQ; this comes from the coding sequence ATGCCACTGCCCATCGCCTTGATTCGCTACTGCCTGATTGCCTTGCTGATCGGCTGGGTTCTGCCCGCTTCTGCTCAGGCGGAGCCTGCCGCAGCAGACCTGCGCCAAACCTGGCAGATGCTCGATTACATCGCGGTCGACTACCCCGGCGCGGTCCAGGCCGGTCGCGTAATTGCCCCCAACGAATACGCCGAAATGAGCGAGTTTGCCGGCGCCGTGCGCAGTCAGCTGGCAGCATTGCCCGGTGGCCAGAACCAGCAGGAGCTGACGGCCCAGGCCGACCGCCTGGTCCAGGCGGTGGCAGAGAAGGCCGACCCGGCGCAAGTGGCAACGTTGGCGCGCGGGCTCGGCACGACGCTGTTGGCCCGCTACCCGATCGGCGCTGTTCCGGCGAGCGCGCCGAAGACCTCCCAGGCCGCGTCCATCTACAGCCAGCAGTGCGCGGCCTGTCACGGCCCCACAGGTCACGGTGATGGCCCCGCCGCGCAAGCGTTAAGTCCGCCGCCGATCGCGTTCACCGATGCCACTCGCGCCGCGCAGCGAACGCCGCTGTCGTTGTACGAGGTCATTTCCCAGGGTGTGCCGGGTACCGGCATGGTCAGCTTCTCTGGGCTGTCAGAAAGTGATCGCTGGGCGTTGGCATTCTATGTGGGCAGCTTGGGGTACTCCTCGCAAGCCAAGGCTCAAGGTGAGGCGTTATGGCGCACCAGTGCCGAGGCCCATACGCACATTCCCTCGCTCGAAGCGCTGACACGCACGCGAGAGGCCGATCTTGCCACCACGATGCCCGCCGATCAGGCAAACGCGATCATCGCCTACCTGCGTTCGCAGCCACAGGCAGTAAACGAAGCGGTACCAGGAGCCGATCGCTTTGCGGTGGCGCGGCAGCGACTGGCCGCCAGCCAGCGCGCTTACGCTGATGAGGACCTGGCTCAAGCCAAAAAGCTTGCGCTCTCGTCCTATCTGGATGGTGTAGAGCCGCTTGAACCCACGCTGGCCACGCGCAATCCGTCATTGCTGCGAGAGATCGAGACGGCCATGGCAGGCTACCGCGCGCAGCTGGATCAGCATGCGCCCGCGGCTGACGTTGCCGGGCAGGCAGCGCATATTGCCCAGCTGTTTGATCGCGCGGACGTGGCGCTGCAGGACACCCGAATAGGCGCCAGCACCGCGTTTCTAGGCAGCTTTACCATCTTGGTACGCGAAGGACTGGAAGCGCTGCTGATCGTGATTGGTATCGTGGCGTTCTTGCGTAAAGCCGAGCGGTCTGATGTGTTGCCGTATGTGCATGCGGGTTGGATCTGCGCGTTGTTGGCAGGCGCAGCTACCTGGGCAGTGGCCACTTACTTTGTTGATATCAGCGGTGCGAACCGGGAAGTCACTGAGGGCGTCTCGGCCTTGTTCGCTGCCGCTGTCCTGCTCAGCGTAGGCATCTGGATGCACCAAAAGAGCCTTGCAGGGCGGTGGCAGGAGTACCTGCACGCCAAGCTGACGACTGCGCTGACACGGCGCTCGGCTGTTTTCCTGTTCATGCTGGCCTTTGTCGCGGTGTACCGCGAGGTGTTTGAGACGATCTTGTTCTACATCGCGATGTGGAGCGATCAGGCGTCCACCGCCATCCTCGCAGGCCTGGTGGCGGGAATCGCGGTGTTGGCTGCGGTGGCGTACTGGATGCTGCGCATGAGCAGGCGGCTGCCGATTGGCCGGTTCTTTTCGATCAGCTCGATTCTCATCGCGGTGATGGCGGTCATCCTGATCGGTAAAGGCGTGGCCGCGTTGCAGGAAGCGGGCTGGATCTCTCAAACACCGCTCGCGTTGCCGCGCATCGAGTGGATCGGCCTGTATCCCACCTGGCAGTCGCTGCTGGCGCAGGTATTGGTAGGCACCGCCGCCATCGTGGGGTTCCTCGCCAATGCCCGTTCCGGTGTGCGTAGACAGCCAGGCGCAAACAAGCAATGA